A region of Silurus meridionalis isolate SWU-2019-XX chromosome 17, ASM1480568v1, whole genome shotgun sequence DNA encodes the following proteins:
- the tab3 gene encoding TGF-beta-activated kinase 1 and MAP3K7-binding protein 3, translating to MAQGAQQVDIHVLQDLKHRFPEIPEKVVSQCLLQNNNNLEVCCHLLAQESSRYLYEEYQSGEEVHLSRNRMLHISIGGFPPPNESANANANANTGYGTYFICDPGRSANTPTPPPTVQGISPTYTPVPPRYMTPITLALSSSIPSAPQALQIPPGAYGNSGNALYMRPSPSQSPQPSPWASSNAPVYSPSPYSTPPYQSPYSSPQHHAFLPISSPTLPNMQYQQHVSYRPYMPAKSSMKNQIEMTLDARQRSNSPIHTSQGALYMPNSPSPSSPSRAISMAPPPGTSFHPSVYLGGARPRPASSPQAGSSAFIKIKMGPGQQQLGSGSPSPPVETESLLNIVDQGEKHGTPAPILPISASASSSISHISHMPRRSSSGSDDYAYTQALLLHQRARMERLLKELRAEKQKVEQLKAEVNDMEYDALQRRFRRVNNSSAISLPEDMTRIRTHNRQLQINIDCTLKETDLLQSRGKFDPKAMNNFYDNIQPGPVVPPKKDGAVAAAAAAAAGVVGVVGGGVVGAGEPRPKPPAPPQRDEDFEGAHWNCKSCTFLNHPALNRCEQCEMPNYT from the exons ATGGCACAGGGGGCGCAGCAGGTGGACATTCACGTTCTTCAAGACCTGAAGCACCGTTTTCCCGAGATCCCAGAGAAGGTCGTGTCCCAGTGCCTTCTGCAG AATAACAACAACTTGGAGGtgtgctgccacctgctggCTCAGGAGAGCAGTCGCTACCTCTACGAGGAGTACCAGAGCGGGGAAGAGGTGCACCTGAGCCGCAACCGCATGCTGCACATCAGCATCGGCGGCTTTCCCCCGCCCAATGAGAGCGCCAATGCTAACGCCAACGCCAATACAGGATACGGCACTTACTTTATATGTGATCCTGGGCGCTCAGCTAACACGCCCACTCCTCCACCCACTGTGCAGGGCATTTCACCCACATATACTCCTGTACCCCCTCGCTACATGACCCCCATCACACTGGCGCTCTCCTCGAGCATTCCGTCTGCTCCTCAGGCACTCCAGATTCCTCCTGGTGCCTACGGAAACAGCGGAAACGCCCTGTACATGCGCCCTTCTCCTTCTCAGAGCCCTCAGCCTTCGCCCTGGGCGTCATCCAATGCGCCTGTTTACTCTCCTTCACCGTACAGCACGCCACCGTATCAGTCGCCCTACAGCTCACCCCAGCATCATGCCTTTTTACCCATAAGCTCTCCTACCCTGCCCAACATGCAGTACCAGCAGCATGTCTCCTACAGGCCCTACATGCCTGCCAAAAGCTCTATGAAGAACCAGATCGAGATGACGCTGGATGCCCGACAGCGCAGTAACTCCCCCATACACACTTCTCAGGGGGCGCTCTACATGCCCAACAGTCCCTCTCCGAGCTCCCCATCCAGGGCCATTAGCATGGCACCACCCCCTGGGACCTCCTTTCACCCAAGCGTTTACCTGGGTGGCGCACGCCCCCGCCCTGCCTCCTCTCCGCAAGCTGGAAGCTCTGCCTTCATCAAGATTAAAATGGGGCCGGGTCAGCAGCAGCTGGGTTCGGGATCACCGTCACCTCCCGTGGAAACGGAGTCGCTTTTGAACATCGTGGATCAGGGCGAGAAACACGGCACTCCCGCCCCCATCCTGCCCATCTCTGCCTCGGCCAGTAGTAGCATCAGCCACATCAGCCACATGCCCCGACGTTCCAGCTCCGGATCTGATGACTATGCCTACACACAGG CTCTGTTGCTGCACCAACGTGCAAGGATGGAACGTCTGCTGAAGGAGCTGCGGGCCgagaagcagaaggtggagcAGCTGAAGGCTGAGGTCAACGACATGGAGTACGACGCGCTGCAGAGGCGCTTCAGACGCGTCAACAACTCCAGCGCCATCTCGCTG CCTGAAGATATGACCAGAATCCGGACGCACAACAGACAGCTACAGATAAACATCGATTGCACCTTGAAGGAGACAGACCTGCTGCAGTCTCGAG GCAAGTTCGACCCTAAAGCAATGAACAACTTTTATGATAACATCCAGCCTGGTCCTGTTGTCCCACCCAAAAAAG atggagcagtagcagcagcagcagcagcagcagcaggagtaGTTGGAGTAGTAGGCGGAGGAGTAGTTGGAGCAGGAGAGCCAAGACCGAAGCCACCAGCACCACCGCAGCGTGACGAGGACTTCGAGGGCGCTCATTGGAACTGCAAGAGCTGCACTTTTCTTAACCACCCGGCTCTAAACCGCTGTGAGCAGTGTGAGATGCCAAACTACACCTGA